Proteins from one Natrinema salinisoli genomic window:
- the pstB gene encoding phosphate ABC transporter ATP-binding protein PstB, with product MNTTTADRTDSDGAMSSTETTTGESHERTNAAWRDYSFAGDPVLSVDDLNVWYDDDHALKDISIDIPEQSVTALIGPSGCGKSTFLRCLNRMNDRIKSCRIEGSVAFNGQDIYADGTNLVELRKRIGMVFQHPNPFPKSIRDNVAYAPRKHGDLDRGLVPRLLGREETEKENELVERCLRDAALWSEVEGRLEDNALGLSGGQQQRLCIARCLAVDPEVILMDEPASALDPIATAKIEDLIEELAEEYTVVIVTHNMQQAARISDQTAVFLTGGELVEYGDTDQVFENPRSQRVEDYITGKFG from the coding sequence ATGAACACCACGACAGCGGACCGAACCGATTCAGACGGAGCGATGTCGAGTACTGAAACGACTACCGGAGAGAGCCACGAACGGACGAACGCAGCGTGGCGAGACTACTCGTTCGCCGGCGATCCTGTACTCTCGGTCGATGACCTGAACGTCTGGTACGACGACGATCACGCGTTGAAAGACATCTCGATCGACATTCCCGAACAGAGCGTCACGGCGCTTATCGGGCCTTCGGGGTGTGGCAAATCCACGTTCCTCCGGTGTCTCAATCGGATGAACGACCGAATCAAGAGCTGCCGTATCGAGGGCTCCGTCGCGTTCAACGGACAGGATATCTACGCCGACGGGACGAACCTCGTCGAACTTCGAAAACGGATCGGCATGGTATTCCAGCATCCGAATCCGTTCCCGAAATCGATACGCGACAACGTCGCCTACGCCCCGCGGAAGCACGGTGATCTCGACCGTGGCCTCGTCCCGAGACTACTCGGTCGGGAAGAGACGGAAAAGGAGAACGAACTGGTAGAGCGGTGCTTGCGCGATGCGGCCCTCTGGAGTGAGGTCGAGGGCCGTCTCGAGGACAATGCGCTCGGGCTCTCGGGCGGCCAGCAACAGCGGCTCTGTATCGCGCGCTGTCTCGCCGTCGACCCCGAGGTCATTCTGATGGACGAACCGGCCTCGGCGCTCGACCCGATCGCCACCGCGAAGATCGAGGACCTCATCGAGGAGCTCGCCGAGGAGTACACGGTGGTCATCGTCACGCACAATATGCAACAGGCCGCCCGTATCTCCGACCAGACTGCCGTCTTCCTCACCGGCGGCGAACTCGTCGAGTACGGCGACACCGATCAGGTGTTCGAGAACCCGCGGAGCCAGCGGGTCGAGGACTACATTACCGGCAAGTTCGGGTAA
- a CDS encoding PstS family phosphate ABC transporter substrate-binding protein — MAHDSERLSGLVSRRKFMMASGASGAAALAGCSSQGSEDTNTSSSGNSGGSEPSSLTADGSSTVYPITNRASSLWNGNPPADDEEYWGPGQYDIDTDRNLADYWAGLYGFEPTEERSVPPFQTQIALSHSGTGVEGVINERVDIGDASSTAESILGEDAEELENIVDHVVGVDGQPIVVSREIYDAGVEEVTGEELRDIYMKEITNWSELGGPDKEIYAVGRAEDSGTDTAFRANLFGDPDAPIEPDTRKGQNQQVATIVEQNDNAIAYIALAFVEPDGATPPIRLNMDGTVYEYGKNLGAKEYPLNRDLHCYTWEDTDERESAFLNMILSDFGQEKFVAPNNYFKLPQERLEEERAKLADQA; from the coding sequence ATGGCACACGACTCAGAGCGTCTGTCCGGGCTGGTATCACGGCGGAAATTCATGATGGCTTCGGGTGCGAGCGGTGCAGCGGCGCTCGCTGGCTGTTCGAGTCAAGGGTCGGAAGACACGAATACGAGCTCGAGCGGCAATAGTGGGGGCTCGGAGCCGTCTTCGCTGACTGCCGACGGCTCCTCGACGGTGTACCCGATTACGAACCGTGCTTCGTCACTGTGGAACGGGAACCCGCCGGCGGACGACGAAGAGTACTGGGGCCCCGGTCAGTACGATATCGACACGGACCGGAACCTCGCCGACTACTGGGCCGGCCTCTACGGATTCGAACCCACCGAGGAGCGCAGCGTCCCGCCGTTTCAGACGCAGATCGCGCTCAGCCACTCCGGTACGGGCGTCGAAGGGGTCATCAACGAGCGCGTCGATATCGGCGACGCCAGCTCCACTGCGGAGTCCATCCTCGGTGAGGACGCCGAGGAACTCGAGAACATCGTCGACCACGTCGTCGGCGTCGACGGGCAGCCTATCGTCGTGAGCCGCGAGATCTACGATGCGGGCGTCGAGGAGGTCACTGGTGAGGAACTCCGCGATATCTACATGAAAGAGATCACCAACTGGAGCGAGCTCGGCGGCCCGGACAAGGAGATCTACGCCGTTGGCCGTGCGGAGGACTCCGGGACGGACACCGCGTTCCGCGCCAACCTCTTCGGCGACCCCGATGCACCGATCGAACCCGACACCCGCAAGGGACAGAACCAGCAGGTGGCGACCATCGTCGAACAGAACGACAACGCCATCGCGTACATCGCCCTGGCATTCGTCGAGCCTGACGGTGCTACGCCGCCCATCCGCCTGAATATGGACGGGACGGTCTACGAGTACGGGAAGAACCTCGGCGCGAAGGAGTACCCGCTCAACCGTGACCTCCACTGTTACACCTGGGAGGACACCGACGAGCGCGAGAGTGCCTTCCTCAACATGATCCTCTCTGATTTCGGCCAGGAGAAGTTCGTCGCGCCGAACAACTACTTCAAACTCCCCCAAGAGCGCCTCGAGGAGGAGCGAGCGAAGCTCGCCGACCAGGCCTAA
- the pstA gene encoding phosphate ABC transporter permease PstA yields the protein MSGAYHSQLVSDGGTTYERFAMTVVAGAFAAFVLAAGTLFGWISVSGHVGNVPVANAIAGGVLALGAGTGTLGVLSRWGGVRTTPDRSPGLAVGVVQTGLWLVTAGLLASHTLGLGEIGWLVAVPVGAFIGYLTISAREDVGATLPAAAFICLVGAVLSVGLITPAWTWEPEAFDASVPGTIVIPLLTMLSSLLAGWAGASASERFGTRGRQNGAFLLISLIVLLVLSVLVFLLVFVFERGITVVLENLTIDAGTALVLLGTALVLLVRFGTVRPATSDGTDKIVAFVHLAGAIVIALVGSALAYVIGVNRPISGYAVTIEPTTSIGAIPGLVVGIVLVGVLRQSDATWAPDTEAGRRVNRGLRFGTGLLAGTLFLEVAMWSELAVAGVAIVPTLAISMGVIAVGVLLMSRVASLSDTLTVPTWLPPLSRTVTVALLAFLGICLHVTITGYSVVLGPVDILASGSIDWPFVMNPSQGLGIQKGVMPAMLGTIWIVLGAVAFAVPLAVGAAVYLTEYADDSAFTRAVDVATNGLWSTPSIVFGLFGLAFLVPRFGGSPSIFAAQLVLGFMLLPLVLITSREAMKSVPDDYRDASAALGVSKWDTIRSVVIPAAMPGVITGVILGVGRIAGETAPLLLVLNGPNFPNSGPGVLSSFTVDFGLRPPFVQVSNPALLERASALPYQLYAIITAGVGAEESFGWGTTLVLLGVVLAFFAMGIASRRYFRRKLHQ from the coding sequence ATGAGCGGCGCCTATCACTCACAGCTCGTCAGCGACGGGGGTACCACCTACGAGCGGTTCGCGATGACCGTCGTCGCCGGTGCGTTCGCGGCCTTCGTTCTCGCGGCGGGAACGCTGTTCGGCTGGATTTCGGTCAGCGGTCACGTCGGAAACGTACCGGTAGCGAACGCCATTGCCGGCGGCGTGCTCGCGCTGGGCGCTGGGACCGGAACGCTGGGCGTTCTCTCCCGATGGGGCGGCGTGCGGACGACGCCCGACCGCTCGCCGGGACTCGCGGTCGGCGTCGTCCAGACGGGACTCTGGCTGGTCACCGCTGGGTTACTCGCCAGTCACACGCTCGGGCTCGGTGAGATTGGCTGGCTCGTCGCCGTTCCCGTCGGGGCATTTATCGGCTACCTCACGATCAGCGCTCGAGAAGACGTCGGTGCGACACTCCCCGCCGCCGCGTTCATCTGTCTCGTCGGTGCCGTGCTCTCGGTCGGACTGATTACGCCGGCATGGACCTGGGAACCCGAGGCGTTCGACGCCAGCGTTCCCGGGACGATCGTGATCCCGTTGCTGACGATGCTCAGCAGCCTCCTCGCCGGGTGGGCCGGCGCGTCGGCCTCCGAGAGGTTCGGCACGCGCGGCAGGCAGAACGGTGCGTTCCTCTTGATCTCGCTGATCGTGTTGCTCGTCCTCTCAGTTCTCGTGTTCCTCCTCGTGTTCGTGTTCGAGCGGGGCATCACCGTCGTCCTCGAGAACCTCACCATCGACGCCGGGACGGCACTAGTGCTCCTCGGAACGGCGCTCGTCCTGCTCGTCAGGTTCGGTACCGTCCGGCCGGCTACGTCGGATGGTACCGACAAGATCGTCGCGTTCGTCCATCTGGCCGGAGCGATCGTCATCGCTCTCGTCGGCAGCGCCCTCGCCTACGTGATCGGCGTGAATCGGCCCATCTCGGGCTATGCGGTCACGATCGAGCCGACCACCTCCATCGGTGCGATCCCGGGCCTAGTCGTCGGTATCGTCCTTGTCGGTGTTCTCCGACAGTCGGACGCGACGTGGGCTCCCGACACCGAAGCGGGTCGACGAGTGAATCGGGGCCTCCGGTTCGGCACTGGACTGCTGGCTGGAACCCTGTTCCTCGAGGTAGCGATGTGGTCCGAGCTCGCCGTCGCGGGCGTTGCGATCGTCCCGACACTCGCCATCTCGATGGGCGTAATCGCGGTGGGAGTACTCCTGATGAGTCGGGTCGCTTCCCTGTCCGACACGCTCACCGTTCCGACGTGGCTGCCACCGCTGTCACGGACTGTGACCGTCGCACTGTTGGCGTTCCTCGGTATCTGTCTCCACGTCACGATCACGGGGTATTCCGTCGTCCTCGGACCAGTCGACATTCTCGCCAGCGGGTCGATCGACTGGCCGTTCGTGATGAACCCGTCCCAGGGCCTCGGCATCCAGAAGGGCGTGATGCCGGCGATGCTCGGGACGATCTGGATCGTTCTCGGTGCCGTCGCGTTCGCCGTCCCCCTGGCCGTCGGTGCTGCCGTCTATCTCACCGAATACGCCGACGACAGCGCGTTCACTCGGGCAGTCGACGTCGCTACCAACGGACTCTGGAGCACGCCGAGCATCGTCTTCGGACTCTTCGGGCTCGCCTTCCTGGTTCCGCGGTTCGGTGGCAGCCCCTCGATATTCGCGGCCCAGTTGGTTCTGGGGTTCATGTTGCTCCCGCTCGTCCTCATCACGAGTCGGGAGGCGATGAAGAGCGTCCCCGACGACTACCGAGACGCGAGCGCAGCGCTCGGCGTTTCGAAGTGGGATACGATCCGCAGCGTCGTCATCCCCGCGGCGATGCCCGGCGTTATTACCGGGGTTATCCTCGGTGTCGGTCGAATCGCGGGCGAAACGGCCCCCCTCCTGCTCGTTCTCAACGGACCGAACTTCCCGAATTCGGGACCCGGCGTTCTCTCGAGCTTCACGGTCGATTTCGGGCTGCGACCACCGTTCGTTCAGGTCTCGAACCCCGCACTGCTCGAGCGGGCGAGCGCCCTTCCCTATCAGCTGTACGCGATCATTACCGCCGGTGTCGGCGCTGAGGAATCCTTCGGCTGGGGCACGACGCTCGTCCTGCTGGGGGTCGTCCTCGCGTTCTTCGCGATGGGGATCGCCAGCCGGCGGTACTTCAGGAGGAAATTACACCAATGA
- the pstC gene encoding phosphate ABC transporter permease subunit PstC, with product MVRTVADLDRPSLLIVTAQILLITGAFAGFLLQSDWTVTLLYGFLLVVGIGWVARQALTAKVVTFLMTATTLLTLGLIAVFLILESIPVFRHAGFGLVWPFGSTEWSTSQGQFSLVPMIWGTALTTAVAILVAAPFGVAGALFISDIAPDWVREIVKPAVELLAGIPSIVYGFIGFTVINPYINDVFSVSPGALAAIGLVIGFMALPTVVSVAEDALSAVPESMKDGSVAMGVTDWQTMKSVSIPTAFSSISAAVLLGVGRAIGETMAATVMISHSRRLPEPKLYNVGDSTETLTTLIAASYGHVTPGQLFWSALFAAGVFLLVTVTGLGIVSQLIEQRMHRKLREGQ from the coding sequence ATGGTCCGAACAGTGGCTGACTTGGATCGGCCGAGTCTCCTCATCGTGACGGCGCAGATACTGTTAATCACTGGGGCGTTTGCCGGCTTCCTGCTGCAGTCGGACTGGACTGTAACACTCCTCTACGGTTTCCTGCTGGTCGTGGGCATCGGCTGGGTCGCCCGCCAGGCGCTGACAGCGAAGGTGGTGACGTTCCTGATGACGGCGACGACACTGTTGACGCTCGGTCTCATCGCCGTGTTTCTGATCCTGGAGTCGATACCGGTATTTCGTCACGCTGGTTTCGGGCTCGTCTGGCCGTTCGGTTCGACCGAATGGAGCACCTCTCAGGGTCAGTTCTCACTCGTCCCGATGATCTGGGGCACCGCCCTCACGACGGCGGTTGCGATCCTCGTGGCGGCGCCGTTCGGTGTCGCGGGCGCGCTCTTCATCAGCGACATCGCTCCCGATTGGGTCCGAGAAATCGTCAAGCCGGCAGTCGAACTCTTGGCCGGTATCCCCTCGATCGTGTACGGATTCATCGGCTTCACGGTCATCAATCCCTACATCAACGACGTCTTCTCGGTCAGCCCCGGTGCGTTGGCCGCAATCGGACTGGTCATCGGGTTCATGGCGCTGCCGACGGTCGTTTCCGTGGCCGAGGACGCCCTCTCAGCCGTTCCCGAGTCGATGAAGGACGGCTCGGTGGCGATGGGCGTGACGGACTGGCAGACGATGAAAAGCGTCTCCATTCCGACGGCGTTTTCGAGCATCTCGGCGGCCGTCCTCCTCGGAGTCGGTCGAGCAATCGGCGAAACCATGGCCGCGACCGTCATGATCTCGCACAGCCGTCGATTACCCGAACCAAAACTGTACAACGTGGGTGATAGCACGGAGACGTTGACGACCCTTATCGCTGCCAGTTACGGGCACGTGACGCCCGGACAGCTGTTCTGGAGTGCGCTGTTCGCCGCCGGCGTCTTCCTGCTGGTAACCGTCACGGGCCTGGGCATCGTCTCACAGCTCATCGAGCAGCGGATGCACCGCAAGCTACGGGAGGGACAATGA
- a CDS encoding Single-stranded DNA binding protein has translation MELDDHAEDLASDLGVDKEEVKSDLQNLVEYSVPVDEAKQSLRRKYGDDSGGGGGTPSAKDIAEITPDDGNVTVTGVVLTAGERSIRYQGSDHVIVEGRLADETGVIDYTAWEDFGLEPGDAITAGNAGVREWDGEPELNLGESTSLSFQDDSLEVPYEIGGEAQLADLRTGDRAVTIEVTILECERKTIDGRDGETDILSGVFGDESGRLPFTNWDPAPEIEDGGTVRIENAYVQEFRGVPEVNVSEFSTVTALDREIDVGSDTSTMNVGEAVGTGGIYDVEVVGNLLAVRDGSGLIQRCPECYRVIQKGQCRTHGDVDGIDDLRVKAILDDGTGTVTVVLDDELTERVYGGTLDDALEQAREAMDQEVVADRIRERIVGREYRIRGHLSVDEYGANLDAETFEESDDDPAARASAFLEEVDA, from the coding sequence ATGGAACTCGACGATCATGCCGAGGATCTCGCCTCCGACCTCGGTGTTGACAAAGAGGAGGTCAAATCCGACCTGCAGAATCTGGTGGAGTACAGCGTTCCGGTCGACGAGGCCAAGCAGAGCCTCCGACGGAAGTACGGCGACGACTCCGGGGGCGGTGGCGGCACGCCGTCCGCGAAGGACATCGCCGAGATCACGCCCGACGACGGCAACGTCACCGTGACGGGCGTCGTCCTGACGGCGGGCGAGCGCTCGATCCGGTATCAGGGCTCCGATCACGTCATCGTCGAAGGCCGACTGGCCGACGAAACCGGCGTCATCGACTACACCGCGTGGGAGGACTTCGGCCTCGAGCCCGGCGACGCGATCACCGCGGGCAACGCTGGCGTCCGCGAGTGGGACGGCGAACCCGAGCTCAACCTCGGCGAGAGCACCTCGCTTTCCTTTCAGGACGACTCGCTCGAGGTACCCTACGAAATCGGTGGCGAGGCGCAACTGGCCGACCTCCGGACCGGCGATCGCGCGGTCACCATCGAGGTCACCATCCTCGAGTGCGAGCGCAAGACGATCGACGGTCGCGACGGCGAGACGGACATCCTGAGCGGCGTGTTCGGCGACGAGAGCGGGCGTCTCCCGTTCACGAACTGGGACCCCGCGCCGGAGATCGAGGATGGCGGCACGGTTCGCATAGAGAACGCCTACGTCCAGGAGTTCCGCGGCGTCCCCGAAGTCAACGTCTCCGAGTTCTCGACGGTCACCGCACTCGATCGGGAGATCGACGTCGGGAGCGACACCTCGACGATGAACGTCGGCGAAGCCGTCGGCACCGGCGGGATCTACGACGTCGAGGTCGTGGGGAACCTGCTCGCGGTCCGTGACGGCTCCGGGCTCATCCAGCGCTGTCCCGAGTGTTACCGGGTCATTCAGAAGGGACAGTGCCGGACCCACGGCGACGTCGACGGGATCGACGACCTGCGCGTCAAGGCGATCCTCGACGACGGGACCGGCACCGTCACCGTCGTCCTCGACGACGAACTCACCGAACGGGTCTACGGCGGTACCCTGGACGATGCCCTGGAGCAGGCCCGCGAGGCCATGGACCAGGAGGTCGTCGCGGACCGGATCCGCGAGCGAATCGTCGGTCGTGAATACCGCATCCGCGGTCACCTCTCGGTCGACGAGTACGGCGCGAACCTCGACGCCGAGACCTTCGAAGAGAGCGACGACGATCCGGCCGCCCGTGCGTCGGCCTTCCTCGAGGAGGTGGACGCATGA
- a CDS encoding helix-turn-helix domain-containing protein, with amino-acid sequence MASQKHRSASRIDPVPDDLESAQAKLVYFYLDVAEGATVDELGEILAMKKIDILSVLNSLSSAGYVEQAESEYVVTN; translated from the coding sequence ATGGCTTCACAGAAACACCGCTCAGCATCACGGATCGATCCGGTTCCAGACGACCTCGAGTCGGCGCAGGCGAAACTCGTTTATTTCTATCTCGACGTGGCCGAGGGCGCGACGGTCGACGAACTGGGCGAGATACTGGCGATGAAGAAGATCGATATCCTGAGCGTGCTGAACTCGCTTTCGAGCGCCGGCTACGTCGAACAGGCGGAGTCGGAGTACGTCGTCACGAACTGA
- the glnA gene encoding type I glutamate--ammonia ligase produces MTNGNLTAAEEEVLDEIEAEDIDFLRLQFTDILGTVKNVSVPARQAEKAFTEGIYFDGSSIEGFVRIQESDMRLKPDPDTFAVLPWQKREDGASARMICDVIDTSTGEPFEGDPRRVLKNALERADDLGYTVNAAPEPEFFLFEEDEDGRATTETGDHGGYFDLAPKDLASDVRRDIIYGLEDMGFEIEASHHEVAQGQHEINFEYDDALATADNVGTFRTVVRAIAAQHDQHATFMPKPIPRINGSGMHTHLSLFEDGENAFHDADDEFDLSETAHSFIAGILEHAPAITAIANPTVNSYKRLVPGYEAPVYVAWSDRNRSALIRKPAARVPAASRVELRSPDPSCNPYLALAVMIHAGLDGIEKDLECPDPVRENIYEFDEQKREEYGIDTLPTNLGEAVDALEEDEVIYNALGDHVGPKFVEAKRQEFQDYLVDVSDWELDRYLETF; encoded by the coding sequence ATGACGAACGGAAATCTGACCGCTGCGGAAGAGGAGGTACTGGACGAAATCGAGGCCGAGGACATCGACTTCCTCCGGCTGCAGTTCACCGACATCCTGGGAACCGTCAAGAACGTCTCCGTGCCGGCACGACAGGCCGAGAAGGCGTTCACCGAGGGAATCTACTTCGACGGCTCCTCGATCGAAGGCTTCGTGCGCATTCAGGAATCGGACATGCGGCTCAAGCCCGATCCCGACACGTTCGCGGTTCTCCCGTGGCAAAAGCGCGAGGACGGCGCGTCGGCCCGCATGATCTGTGACGTCATCGATACCTCGACGGGCGAACCCTTCGAGGGCGATCCACGCCGCGTCCTCAAGAACGCCCTCGAGCGCGCCGACGACCTGGGATACACGGTCAACGCCGCACCCGAACCGGAGTTCTTCCTCTTCGAGGAGGACGAGGACGGCCGCGCGACGACCGAGACGGGCGACCACGGCGGCTACTTCGACCTCGCGCCGAAAGACCTCGCCAGCGACGTCCGCCGCGACATCATCTACGGCCTTGAGGACATGGGCTTCGAGATCGAAGCGAGCCACCACGAGGTCGCGCAGGGCCAACACGAGATCAACTTCGAGTACGACGACGCGCTCGCGACGGCCGACAACGTCGGCACGTTCCGTACCGTCGTGCGCGCGATCGCCGCCCAGCACGATCAGCACGCGACGTTCATGCCCAAACCGATCCCGCGCATCAACGGCTCCGGGATGCACACCCACCTCTCGCTGTTCGAAGACGGCGAGAACGCGTTCCACGACGCGGACGACGAGTTCGATCTCTCGGAAACCGCCCACTCCTTCATCGCCGGCATCCTCGAGCACGCGCCGGCGATCACGGCGATCGCGAACCCGACGGTCAACAGCTACAAGCGGCTGGTGCCCGGCTACGAGGCGCCGGTGTACGTCGCCTGGTCCGACCGCAACCGCTCGGCCCTGATCCGCAAGCCGGCCGCCCGCGTCCCCGCTGCCTCGCGCGTCGAACTGCGCTCGCCGGACCCGTCCTGTAATCCCTACCTCGCCCTCGCCGTCATGATCCACGCGGGTCTCGACGGCATCGAGAAGGACCTCGAGTGCCCCGACCCGGTCCGGGAGAACATCTACGAGTTCGACGAACAGAAGCGCGAGGAGTACGGCATCGATACGCTCCCGACGAACCTCGGCGAAGCCGTCGACGCCCTCGAGGAGGACGAGGTCATCTACAACGCGCTCGGCGACCACGTCGGCCCGAAGTTCGTCGAAGCCAAGCGCCAGGAGTTCCAGGACTACCTCGTCGACGTCTCCGACTGGGAACTCGACCGCTACCTCGAGACGTTCTGA
- a CDS encoding metallophosphoesterase: MRDESRPVSTSESTPARVEPVPGEPAATATIGSERALFVADYHAGYEAGLRYERGVDVPSRAPDRRDRLLSLLERTRPDRLVVLGDLMHSIGDPGGAERGELEVLFESFAADLAVTVVKGNHDGRIETWLADGDDIEAVVDVVPGDGIALGDVGVCHGHTWPSAAALESDVLCLGHEHPCVRLEDEVGGSRVERAWLRGRLDPAPFGDRPEYDGVSWLEGDAESPRVVVFPAFNDLVGGTWINVTGQSFLSPFLPAGLAEGEAYLLDGTRLGSYESV, translated from the coding sequence ATGCGAGACGAGTCCCGCCCTGTTTCCACTTCCGAATCGACGCCCGCTCGCGTCGAACCCGTTCCAGGAGAACCGGCCGCAACTGCAACCATCGGGAGCGAACGCGCCCTGTTCGTCGCCGACTACCACGCCGGTTACGAGGCCGGGCTGCGATACGAGCGCGGCGTCGACGTTCCCAGCCGGGCGCCCGATCGCCGAGACCGATTATTGTCGCTGCTCGAGCGGACCCGTCCCGACAGACTGGTCGTCCTCGGCGACCTCATGCACTCGATCGGCGACCCGGGCGGGGCCGAACGCGGCGAGCTCGAAGTGTTGTTCGAATCGTTCGCGGCCGACCTCGCGGTCACCGTCGTCAAGGGGAACCACGACGGCCGAATCGAAACCTGGCTCGCGGACGGTGATGACATCGAGGCGGTCGTCGACGTTGTCCCCGGCGACGGCATCGCTCTCGGTGACGTCGGTGTCTGTCACGGGCACACGTGGCCCTCCGCGGCCGCCCTCGAAAGTGACGTGCTCTGTCTCGGTCACGAACATCCCTGCGTCCGACTCGAGGACGAAGTCGGCGGCAGCCGCGTCGAACGGGCGTGGCTCCGCGGGCGGCTCGATCCCGCCCCGTTCGGTGATCGGCCCGAATACGACGGAGTGTCGTGGCTCGAAGGGGACGCCGAGTCGCCGCGCGTGGTCGTCTTTCCGGCGTTCAACGACCTCGTCGGCGGGACGTGGATCAACGTGACCGGCCAGTCGTTTCTCTCGCCGTTTCTTCCGGCGGGGCTGGCCGAAGGTGAGGCCTATCTGCTAGACGGGACGCGACTCGGCTCGTACGAGTCGGTGTGA
- a CDS encoding phosphate signaling complex PhoU family protein, with protein sequence METRKVQVTGGSTYTVSLPKTWATENDVSAGTTVEFYPEDDTLLLTPQSETKRQEGTLDISNLEDERLTRAVMTMYVSGFDIIRLEAGRITTDQRRAIRDATQGLVGVEVLEETTDSVVIQDLLDSSELSIVNAVTRMRLIAQSMLEDAVRALIEDDDDIARDVIERDDDVDRLWLVVSRIFRATLRSPRAAEELGVPREDCFDFHSSARQLERVADHATKISNIALKLEKIPEPVAEALEELQADAATVLEKSMDALFAEEPDKANRLGHDAHEAVLEIDEHTRQIDDMLRDLEPVQAQSLGLIVDSLSRSADYGGNIAETALQKAAPRP encoded by the coding sequence ATGGAGACGCGCAAGGTGCAGGTGACGGGTGGGTCGACGTACACCGTCTCGCTGCCGAAGACGTGGGCGACCGAAAACGACGTCAGCGCCGGTACGACCGTCGAATTCTATCCCGAGGACGACACCCTCCTCCTGACGCCCCAGAGCGAGACGAAACGACAGGAGGGCACCCTCGACATCTCGAACCTCGAGGACGAACGGCTGACGCGAGCGGTGATGACGATGTACGTCAGCGGCTTCGACATCATCCGACTCGAGGCGGGCCGGATCACGACCGACCAGCGCCGGGCGATCCGCGACGCGACGCAGGGACTGGTCGGCGTCGAGGTGCTCGAGGAGACGACCGACAGCGTCGTCATTCAGGATCTCCTCGATTCCTCGGAGCTGTCGATCGTCAACGCCGTCACGCGTATGCGGTTGATCGCCCAGTCGATGCTCGAGGACGCCGTCCGGGCGCTGATCGAGGACGACGACGACATCGCTCGCGACGTGATCGAGCGGGACGACGACGTCGACCGGCTCTGGCTGGTCGTCTCCCGGATCTTCCGGGCGACGCTCCGATCGCCCCGCGCCGCCGAAGAGCTCGGCGTCCCTCGGGAGGACTGTTTCGATTTCCACTCGAGCGCCCGGCAACTCGAGCGCGTCGCCGACCACGCGACCAAGATCAGCAACATCGCGCTGAAACTCGAGAAAATTCCCGAGCCCGTCGCCGAGGCGCTCGAGGAACTCCAGGCCGATGCCGCCACCGTCCTCGAGAAGTCGATGGACGCGTTGTTCGCCGAGGAACCGGATAAAGCGAACCGGCTCGGGCACGACGCCCACGAAGCCGTCCTCGAGATCGACGAGCACACGCGCCAGATCGACGATATGCTTCGGGACCTCGAGCCGGTGCAGGCCCAGTCGCTGGGGCTGATCGTCGACTCGCTGTCGCGGAGCGCGGACTACGGCGGCAACATCGCGGAGACGGCGCTGCAGAAGGCCGCACCGCGGCCCTGA
- the phoU gene encoding phosphate signaling complex protein PhoU: MPHEDYRKRLERLRDTVVAMGDRICGQLDDAVTALFTDDRTLARDVVETDVTVNDRCLEIERECLDLIALHQPVAADLRFVVAAFKIVTDLERIGDLATNLAEYTLDSTGSASPLPDVDFERIAALALEQIERALEAFVTDDAEACFAVADRDGELDARCAEVAERVVRTLIELHVGGGRPGEQRVRRKTEEPPVADLIADVSRTFVIARDLERVGDHAVNVAARTLYALESSEELLR; encoded by the coding sequence ATGCCTCACGAGGACTACCGGAAACGCCTCGAGCGGCTTCGTGACACGGTCGTCGCGATGGGCGATCGCATCTGTGGGCAACTCGACGATGCCGTTACTGCCCTCTTTACCGACGATCGCACGCTCGCACGCGACGTCGTCGAGACCGACGTCACGGTCAACGACCGCTGTCTCGAGATCGAACGCGAGTGTCTCGACCTGATCGCGTTACACCAGCCGGTCGCCGCCGACCTCCGGTTCGTCGTGGCCGCGTTCAAGATCGTCACCGACCTCGAGCGGATCGGAGATCTCGCGACGAACCTGGCCGAGTACACGCTGGATTCGACCGGCTCCGCCTCGCCGCTCCCCGACGTCGATTTCGAGCGGATCGCCGCGCTCGCGCTCGAACAGATCGAGCGCGCGCTCGAGGCGTTCGTCACGGACGACGCCGAGGCCTGTTTCGCGGTGGCCGACCGCGACGGCGAGCTCGACGCCCGCTGTGCCGAGGTCGCGGAACGTGTCGTCCGGACCCTTATCGAGTTGCACGTCGGGGGCGGGAGGCCCGGAGAACAGCGAGTCCGGCGCAAAACTGAGGAGCCGCCGGTCGCGGACCTAATCGCGGACGTCTCCCGAACGTTCGTGATCGCGCGCGACCTCGAGCGGGTCGGCGACCACGCGGTGAACGTGGCCGCCCGGACGCTGTACGCTCTCGAGAGCAGCGAGGAGTTGCTCCGTTGA